From one Nocardioides yefusunii genomic stretch:
- a CDS encoding GIY-YIG nuclease family protein, producing MGSRGIASYSDPESRPPAKKSLPTRFVRGFRELLSEALDTVDRDSGVKLGKCIGVYAFYDYDGEPIYVGQTTEDFATRVGRHLRGQRSDTLAYRILDPFEVAKVQLFPVENYRRLPAIERRSRVDALEYSVYVQAIKDSKYRAILNEKIPPISPTVELPESYSFSLVPEEMREDREHPDVRIARRAETLARVAAVAHERGEVSAGLRRVVVIQAIRLADLAAARLAYVEGRRRAPADAIDTTALVGNVFHDGFDD from the coding sequence ATGGGAAGTCGCGGCATCGCAAGTTACAGCGATCCAGAATCCAGGCCGCCCGCAAAAAAATCACTACCCACGCGTTTCGTCCGCGGATTTCGCGAACTCCTTTCCGAGGCACTCGATACGGTAGATCGAGACTCAGGAGTAAAGCTAGGCAAATGCATCGGCGTCTATGCTTTTTACGATTATGACGGGGAACCTATCTACGTAGGACAAACTACCGAAGACTTTGCCACGCGAGTTGGCCGACACCTTCGCGGGCAGCGTTCCGATACTTTGGCTTATCGAATCCTCGACCCCTTTGAGGTCGCCAAGGTGCAACTTTTCCCCGTCGAGAATTACCGCCGACTCCCTGCCATCGAGCGGCGTTCGCGTGTCGATGCACTGGAGTACTCCGTTTACGTTCAGGCGATCAAAGACTCTAAATACAGGGCAATCCTCAACGAGAAGATCCCCCCAATCTCCCCTACCGTTGAACTGCCCGAGTCATACTCGTTCAGCCTGGTGCCTGAGGAGATGCGCGAAGACCGTGAGCACCCGGACGTTCGAATCGCAAGGCGCGCCGAAACCCTCGCGCGCGTAGCCGCTGTCGCCCACGAACGCGGGGAAGTGTCCGCAGGACTCCGGCGCGTCGTCGTCATTCAGGCCATCCGACTGGCAGACCTCGCAGCAGCACGCCTGGCTTATGTCGAAGGGCGCCGGAGAGCTCCGGCAGATGCCATCGATACCACCGCATTGGTCGGCAACGTCTTCCACGACGGGTTCGACGACTAG
- a CDS encoding PucR family transcriptional regulator translates to MSARIAERKGLLVETVLAGLAEEIVTYEQMPREALTEDIVRAIRLGIDLFLTTLQTGDLPSEDEWLDLGESAARRAEEGLPLSSVLTAYHTASRLVMEDLRQFCGPDDAQGVMDACVLVMRFTGIACDIVAERYMAERVAISDVDADLSADRLRRLLDGDPDPTDVAPAHVVVRFATGRLPDEEADGLTGEIALRRKLRRLRRVLRGMSDDVLGSVTREGGVLVLLVRDGNLKAACDRVPGKMARLESAAGVGVGLHAAVVPTGSATVVDATELSAELLDLVLQLGREPGIYRVEDVAIEYQMTRPGPARTLLAQTVAPLAARPDLLETLRMFLRTGQDRRATAQRLHVHPNTVDYRLQRVAEAIGVDPTDSRQAVSLVGAMLAFGAEQRDASE, encoded by the coding sequence TTGTCAGCGCGGATCGCGGAACGCAAGGGCCTTCTGGTCGAGACGGTTCTGGCGGGGCTGGCCGAGGAGATCGTGACCTACGAGCAGATGCCGCGTGAAGCCCTGACCGAGGACATCGTCCGGGCGATCCGACTCGGCATCGACCTCTTCCTCACGACGCTGCAGACCGGAGACCTCCCCTCGGAGGACGAGTGGCTCGACCTCGGGGAGTCCGCCGCACGGCGTGCCGAGGAAGGCCTGCCCCTGTCCTCGGTGCTCACGGCCTACCACACGGCGTCGCGGCTGGTGATGGAAGACCTGCGCCAGTTCTGCGGACCCGACGACGCCCAGGGCGTGATGGACGCGTGCGTGCTGGTGATGCGGTTCACCGGGATCGCGTGCGACATCGTCGCCGAGCGGTACATGGCTGAACGGGTGGCGATCAGTGACGTCGACGCCGACCTGTCTGCGGACCGGTTGCGGCGCCTGCTCGACGGTGACCCCGACCCGACCGACGTCGCTCCGGCGCACGTCGTGGTCCGGTTCGCTACCGGGCGTCTGCCTGACGAGGAGGCCGATGGCCTCACCGGTGAGATCGCGTTGCGACGCAAGCTGCGCCGGCTGCGACGGGTGCTGCGGGGGATGAGCGACGACGTCCTGGGATCGGTGACCCGCGAAGGCGGTGTGCTGGTGCTGCTGGTGCGCGACGGAAACCTCAAGGCGGCGTGCGACCGGGTACCGGGCAAGATGGCTCGCCTCGAGAGCGCGGCGGGTGTCGGAGTCGGGTTGCACGCCGCTGTGGTGCCGACCGGGAGCGCGACGGTTGTCGATGCCACTGAACTCTCTGCCGAACTGCTCGACCTGGTGCTGCAGTTGGGGCGCGAGCCCGGGATCTACCGGGTCGAGGACGTCGCGATCGAGTACCAGATGACGCGTCCCGGACCGGCCCGGACGCTGCTCGCCCAGACCGTCGCGCCGCTCGCAGCCCGCCCCGACCTGTTGGAGACACTGCGGATGTTCCTCCGCACCGGTCAGGATCGACGCGCCACCGCGCAGCGTCTCCACGTGCACCCCAACACCGTCGACTACCGCCTGCAGCGGGTTGCCGAGGCCATCGGCGTGGACCCGACCGACTCGCGGCAGGCGGTGTCGTTGGTGGGGGCGATGTTGGCGTTCGGGGCAGAGCAGCGGGACGCGAGCGAGTAG
- a CDS encoding VOC family protein, with protein MSLDIGHVTINSTDAIALAAWWAEVLGGTVEDPYGGWFVKVNLPTGPGVAVQKVENPMPGGRVHLDLVAEDLAVETERLLALGARVVAERGEPGGFRWTVFADVDGNEFCVVPG; from the coding sequence ATGAGCTTGGACATCGGACACGTCACGATCAACAGCACCGACGCGATCGCGTTGGCTGCCTGGTGGGCCGAGGTCCTGGGAGGGACCGTCGAGGATCCGTACGGCGGATGGTTCGTGAAGGTCAATCTCCCGACCGGGCCGGGGGTGGCGGTGCAGAAGGTCGAGAACCCGATGCCCGGGGGACGCGTCCACCTGGACCTGGTCGCCGAGGACCTCGCCGTCGAGACCGAGCGTCTGCTTGCCCTCGGCGCCCGCGTGGTTGCGGAGCGAGGCGAGCCTGGAGGCTTCCGGTGGACGGTGTTCGCCGACGTCGACGGGAACGAGTTCTGCGTCGTCCCGGGGTGA
- a CDS encoding YdcF family protein: protein MWHIWVVFAVGVGLMAFGVFRFARDRRRLSNTALVLVGATIALPMLMLNTANPDGSARTWHVLLIFAVVGLYFIGYPLLTLFLLVNGVTMLRKERRSLGNALSLLVGVALAVLPVVLWALGSIDTSSKFDVVFTALVLVIFGVGSYLGFCFVVFLASAIAYRRVPRRTDAGHVIVLGSGLIGSRVPPLLASRLRTGQKVADAQTPPAVIIPSGGQGADEDTSEGAAMAAWLQENGTPAERILVEDRARTTRENLEFSRALLPSPSTPTIVVTTSYHVFRAALLTKRLRMPAVVVGAPTASYYVPSAFLREWVAVMRENALMHVVLVALGTLMVAAGAVVSLMPF from the coding sequence ATGTGGCACATCTGGGTGGTCTTCGCCGTCGGCGTCGGGCTCATGGCGTTCGGAGTGTTCCGGTTCGCTCGTGATCGGCGCCGGCTCTCCAACACGGCACTGGTGCTCGTCGGCGCGACGATCGCGTTGCCGATGCTCATGCTCAACACCGCCAACCCCGACGGCAGCGCCCGCACCTGGCACGTCCTGCTGATCTTCGCGGTGGTGGGCCTGTACTTCATCGGCTACCCGCTGCTGACACTGTTCCTGCTGGTCAACGGTGTCACGATGCTGCGCAAGGAACGCCGCTCCCTGGGCAACGCCCTGTCACTGCTGGTGGGCGTCGCCCTGGCCGTCCTGCCGGTGGTGCTGTGGGCGCTGGGCAGCATCGACACCTCCAGCAAGTTCGACGTCGTCTTCACCGCCCTGGTGCTGGTGATCTTCGGGGTCGGCTCCTACCTCGGCTTCTGCTTCGTCGTCTTCCTGGCGTCCGCGATCGCGTACCGACGGGTGCCGCGGCGCACCGACGCCGGTCACGTCATCGTCCTGGGATCAGGGCTGATCGGTTCGCGGGTCCCGCCGTTGCTGGCCTCTCGGCTGCGGACCGGCCAGAAGGTCGCCGACGCGCAGACCCCGCCTGCGGTGATCATCCCGAGCGGTGGTCAGGGCGCCGACGAGGACACCTCCGAAGGTGCCGCGATGGCTGCGTGGCTGCAGGAGAACGGCACCCCCGCCGAACGGATCCTCGTCGAGGACCGGGCCCGCACCACCCGGGAGAACCTGGAGTTCTCCCGAGCCTTGCTGCCCTCCCCCAGCACCCCGACGATCGTGGTGACCACCAGCTACCACGTCTTCCGGGCTGCACTGTTGACCAAGCGGCTGCGGATGCCGGCCGTCGTCGTGGGAGCACCGACCGCGTCGTACTACGTCCCGAGCGCGTTCCTGCGCGAATGGGTTGCGGTCATGCGGGAGAACGCCCTGATGCACGTCGTCCTGGTGGCACTGGGGACACTGATGGTTGCCGCTGGCGCCGTGGTGTCGCTCATGCCGTTCTGA
- a CDS encoding SprT-like domain-containing protein, whose amino-acid sequence MELTDVRRMAEELMEQHGLSGWSFVFDRAVRRAGKCSYRERTISLSAPLAKLHDEAEVRETVLHEIAHALTPGEGHSAVWRRTALRIGSNGERCVDSAAPQVPGAWQGTCAAGHTVQRHRAPQRVVSCRQCARGFDPAHVFTWTHHGRPGEMPASYVLEVARLREGRPAVLVGVGAKVRIVVPGRFDGVVATVTKRTAINYVVRIRGSLYRVPHAGAVPA is encoded by the coding sequence GTGGAGTTGACGGACGTCCGGCGCATGGCCGAGGAGTTGATGGAGCAGCACGGCCTGAGTGGCTGGTCGTTCGTGTTCGACCGGGCAGTGCGTCGGGCCGGGAAGTGCTCCTACCGCGAACGCACCATCTCGTTGTCGGCTCCGCTGGCGAAGCTGCACGACGAGGCCGAGGTCCGCGAGACCGTCCTGCACGAGATCGCGCACGCGCTGACGCCCGGTGAGGGGCACTCCGCGGTCTGGCGCCGGACGGCGTTGCGGATCGGCAGCAACGGTGAACGCTGCGTCGATTCAGCAGCACCTCAGGTGCCGGGGGCCTGGCAAGGAACCTGCGCCGCCGGGCACACCGTCCAACGTCACCGGGCCCCGCAGCGCGTCGTCTCCTGCCGGCAGTGCGCTCGCGGGTTCGACCCCGCCCACGTCTTCACCTGGACCCACCACGGTCGGCCGGGCGAAATGCCTGCCTCCTACGTCCTGGAGGTGGCGCGTCTACGGGAGGGACGTCCCGCGGTGCTCGTCGGTGTGGGCGCGAAGGTCCGGATCGTCGTGCCGGGCAGGTTCGACGGCGTCGTCGCCACCGTCACCAAGCGCACGGCGATCAACTACGTCGTACGGATCCGGGGGAGCCTGTACCGGGTGCCGCACGCGGGCGCAGTGCCGGCCTGA
- a CDS encoding dicarboxylate/amino acid:cation symporter, producing the protein MSSAPAPTTGKDAEAPRRRRRLPSFGTQVLLGLVLGVVLGLVAREMGADGVDAETGVVDPNWLTETLATIGSTFVTLLRAIVPPLVFLAIVASIANLREVTGAARLAWKTLLWFAITALIAVAIGIVLGLVIQPGANTDVTADMAAEPSKTGSWIDFLTGLVPANFLGIQAAAGGDGSISLSFNVLQILVMAIAFGIATLKIGDAAEPFLVVVRSLLKVVQKVLWWIILLAPIATVGLLGNAVATYGWDALGSLGSYAVAIYIGLAIVLFVVYPVLLKSNGLSIKQWFSGAWPAIQLAFVSRSSIGTMPVTQSVTEKNLGVPRSYASFAVPLGATTKMDGCASIYPAISAIFVAQFFGLELGFTDYLLIAFVAVIGSAATAGVTGATVMLTLTLSTLGLPLEGVGLLLAIDPILDMGRTAVNVAGQTVVPAIVAKREGILDQDAYDAKRDGQAWREDDEESATVAA; encoded by the coding sequence ATGAGTTCTGCCCCCGCTCCCACGACCGGGAAGGACGCTGAGGCCCCGCGTCGCAGGCGTCGTTTGCCGTCGTTCGGCACCCAGGTCCTGCTCGGTCTCGTCCTCGGCGTCGTGCTGGGGCTCGTGGCCCGCGAGATGGGCGCCGACGGTGTGGACGCCGAGACCGGCGTCGTCGACCCGAACTGGCTCACCGAGACTCTCGCGACCATCGGTTCGACGTTCGTGACCCTGCTGCGTGCGATCGTCCCGCCGCTGGTGTTCCTGGCGATCGTGGCCTCCATCGCCAACCTGCGTGAGGTCACCGGCGCTGCCCGCCTGGCGTGGAAGACGCTGCTGTGGTTCGCGATCACCGCGCTGATCGCCGTGGCCATCGGCATCGTCCTGGGTCTGGTCATCCAGCCCGGCGCCAACACCGACGTCACCGCCGACATGGCGGCCGAGCCGTCCAAGACCGGTTCCTGGATCGACTTCCTCACGGGCCTCGTGCCCGCCAACTTCCTCGGCATCCAGGCCGCGGCCGGTGGCGACGGATCGATCTCGCTCAGCTTCAACGTGCTGCAGATCCTCGTCATGGCGATCGCCTTCGGCATCGCGACCCTCAAGATCGGTGACGCCGCCGAGCCGTTCCTCGTCGTCGTGCGTTCGCTGCTCAAGGTCGTCCAGAAGGTCCTGTGGTGGATCATCCTGCTGGCCCCGATCGCCACCGTGGGCCTGCTCGGCAACGCCGTGGCCACCTACGGTTGGGACGCGTTGGGCTCGCTCGGCAGCTACGCCGTCGCCATCTACATCGGTCTCGCGATCGTGCTGTTCGTCGTCTACCCGGTGCTGCTCAAGAGCAACGGCCTCTCGATCAAGCAGTGGTTCTCCGGCGCCTGGCCTGCGATCCAGCTCGCGTTCGTGTCGCGTTCCTCGATCGGCACCATGCCCGTCACCCAGTCGGTGACGGAGAAGAACCTGGGCGTCCCGCGCTCCTACGCCTCGTTCGCCGTGCCGCTGGGTGCGACCACCAAGATGGACGGTTGCGCCTCGATCTACCCGGCGATCTCGGCGATCTTCGTGGCCCAGTTCTTCGGCCTCGAGCTCGGTTTCACCGACTACCTGCTGATCGCGTTCGTCGCCGTCATCGGCTCGGCCGCCACCGCTGGTGTCACCGGTGCCACGGTCATGCTGACCCTGACGCTGTCGACGCTCGGCCTGCCGCTCGAGGGCGTCGGACTGCTGCTCGCCATCGACCCGATCCTCGACATGGGCCGCACCGCGGTCAACGTCGCCGGCCAGACCGTCGTCCCCGCGATCGTCGCCAAGCGTGAGGGCATCCTCGACCAGGACGCCTACGACGCCAAGCGTGACGGCCAGGCGTGGCGTGAGGACGACGAGGAGTCGGCCACCGTCGCTGCCTGA
- a CDS encoding matrixin family metalloprotease gives MPLRPVRSALAGSAALATSVACLALAPAPALGAGTTSSRATASTVSVKLDRATAKIGTKVVLRGSVKGASKAKRKVSLQTRDAKGRWRTLESRRTKADGSFAFPTPTWNRTHPLRVRAAAAGKVKVGTSKVVKLKRTIPATTGGSAKAWTPLFDGMVARWNPCAPITVRADKTNAPSWFVKELKSVLAENSLYTGLTFDFEGTGARKDSDIYVQWRTAKKIPSLAGDTSGVTRTGVTRQGELVTARISLDLADYFYGRTFWRSVMRHELAHAVGLDHVKDSKQRMYAYTIVDAPNAKRWSKTWGAGDVAGLKRVGATYGCIG, from the coding sequence GTGCCCCTTCGTCCTGTCCGTTCTGCCCTGGCCGGCTCTGCTGCCCTCGCCACCTCCGTGGCGTGCCTCGCCCTCGCCCCGGCCCCCGCGCTCGGCGCAGGCACCACGTCCTCGCGTGCCACCGCCTCAACGGTGTCGGTGAAGTTGGACCGCGCAACCGCGAAGATCGGCACGAAGGTCGTCCTGCGTGGCTCGGTGAAGGGTGCGTCGAAGGCGAAGCGCAAGGTCTCCCTGCAGACCCGGGACGCGAAGGGCCGCTGGCGCACGCTCGAGTCGCGCCGCACCAAGGCTGACGGTTCGTTCGCGTTCCCGACGCCCACCTGGAACCGCACGCACCCGCTGCGGGTCCGGGCCGCTGCCGCTGGCAAGGTCAAGGTCGGCACCTCGAAGGTCGTGAAGCTGAAGCGCACGATCCCGGCCACCACCGGCGGATCGGCCAAGGCCTGGACCCCTCTGTTTGACGGCATGGTGGCGCGCTGGAACCCCTGCGCTCCGATCACCGTGCGGGCCGACAAGACCAACGCCCCGTCATGGTTCGTGAAGGAACTGAAGTCGGTGCTGGCAGAGAACTCGCTCTACACCGGACTCACCTTCGACTTCGAGGGCACCGGGGCCCGCAAGGATTCCGACATCTACGTCCAGTGGCGTACCGCGAAGAAGATCCCGTCCTTGGCCGGCGACACCTCCGGTGTCACCAGGACGGGCGTGACGCGTCAGGGCGAACTCGTGACTGCGCGCATCTCGCTCGACCTCGCCGACTACTTCTACGGCCGGACGTTCTGGCGTTCGGTGATGCGTCACGAACTCGCGCACGCCGTGGGCCTGGACCACGTCAAGGACTCCAAGCAGCGGATGTACGCCTACACGATCGTGGACGCCCCCAACGCCAAGCGGTGGAGCAAGACGTGGGGGGCCGGTGACGTCGCCGGACTCAAGCGCGTCGGCGCCACCTACGGCTGCATCGGCTGA
- a CDS encoding vitamin B12-dependent ribonucleotide reductase: protein MKRVFSTEGVHPYDAITWERRDVVQTNWKTGETVFEQRGVEYPDFWSVNASTIVTTKYFRGAVGSAEREQSLKQLIDRIVKTYAKAGLDHAYFASAADAQIFEEELTWLLVNQYFSFNSPVWFNVGTSSPQQVSACFILSVDDSMDSILNWYKEEGFIFKGGSGAGLNLSRIRSSKELLSSGGTASGPVSFMRGADASAGTIKSGGATRRAAKMVVLDVDHPDIEEFVETKAREEDKIRALRDAGFDMDLGGKDITSVQYQNANNSVRVTDEFMKAVEAGTEFGLRARDTGEVIDTVDARSLFRKISKAAWECADPGLQYDDTINDWHTNPETGRITASNPCSEYMSLDNTACNLASLNLLKFLKDDDTFDTDLFEKAVELIITAMDISVAFGDFPTEAIEKNTRDYRQLGIGYANLGALLMAMGLGYDSEGGRSMAAAITSLMTGTSYKRSAELAKVVGPYAGYARNADAHKRVMRKHRDANNDVKTLNNVDTAVLEAAKKAWDACIDLGETNGYRNAQASVLAPTGTIGFMMDCDTTGIEPDFSLVKFKKLVGGGSMQIVNQTIPRALKNLGYQPEQIEAIVAYIGEHGHVIDAPGLKTEHYEVFDTAMGARALAPMGHVRMMAATQPFLSGAISKTVNLPETATVEEIEDVYMQSWKLGLKATAVYRDNCKVGQPLADGGGKAKKDAADKDAAAAAASDDAAVKVVEKIVYRPTRKRLPKSRVSRTTSFTVGGAEGYMTSGAHEDGQLGEVFLKLGKQGSTLSGVMDAFSIAVSIGLQYGVPLETYVSKFTNLRFEPAGLTDDPDVRMAQSIMDYIFRRLALDYMSFDERSMLGIYSADERQRHLETGSYEPVAEETELESLKAAPVEVLEAKVVEPKVVVEKVGQAHTSAELLEKITGSAVDSPLCMTCGTKMRPAGSCHVCEGCGSTSGCS, encoded by the coding sequence ATGAAGCGTGTCTTCAGCACCGAGGGCGTCCACCCGTACGACGCCATCACCTGGGAGCGCCGCGACGTCGTCCAGACCAACTGGAAGACCGGCGAGACCGTCTTCGAGCAGCGCGGCGTCGAGTACCCCGACTTCTGGAGCGTCAACGCCTCCACCATCGTCACCACCAAGTACTTCCGTGGTGCCGTGGGCAGCGCCGAGCGCGAGCAGAGCCTCAAGCAGCTCATCGACCGGATCGTGAAGACCTACGCCAAGGCCGGACTCGACCACGCGTACTTCGCCTCCGCCGCTGACGCGCAGATCTTCGAGGAGGAGCTGACCTGGCTCCTCGTCAACCAGTACTTCTCCTTCAACTCCCCGGTGTGGTTCAACGTCGGCACCTCGTCGCCGCAGCAGGTCTCGGCCTGCTTCATCCTGTCGGTCGACGACTCGATGGACTCGATCCTCAACTGGTACAAGGAAGAGGGCTTCATCTTCAAGGGCGGTTCGGGCGCAGGCCTGAACCTCTCCCGCATCCGTTCCTCCAAGGAGCTCCTCTCCTCGGGCGGCACCGCGTCGGGCCCCGTCTCCTTCATGCGTGGCGCTGACGCGTCCGCCGGAACCATCAAGTCGGGCGGCGCCACGCGTCGTGCGGCCAAGATGGTCGTCCTCGACGTCGACCACCCGGACATCGAGGAGTTCGTCGAGACCAAGGCGCGCGAGGAGGACAAGATCCGCGCGCTGCGCGACGCCGGCTTCGACATGGACCTCGGCGGCAAGGACATCACCTCGGTCCAGTACCAGAACGCCAACAACTCGGTCCGCGTCACCGACGAGTTCATGAAGGCCGTCGAGGCCGGTACCGAGTTCGGTCTGCGTGCCCGCGACACCGGCGAGGTCATCGACACCGTCGACGCCCGCTCGCTGTTCCGCAAGATCTCCAAGGCCGCCTGGGAGTGCGCCGACCCGGGTCTGCAGTACGACGACACCATCAACGACTGGCACACCAACCCCGAGACCGGCCGCATCACCGCGTCCAACCCGTGCTCGGAGTACATGTCGCTCGACAACACCGCCTGCAACCTGGCGTCGCTGAACCTGCTCAAGTTCCTCAAGGACGACGACACCTTCGACACCGACCTCTTCGAGAAGGCCGTCGAGCTGATCATCACCGCGATGGACATCTCCGTCGCGTTCGGTGACTTCCCCACCGAGGCCATCGAGAAGAACACCCGCGACTACCGCCAGCTGGGCATCGGATACGCCAACCTCGGCGCCCTGCTCATGGCGATGGGCCTGGGCTACGACTCCGAGGGTGGCCGCTCGATGGCCGCCGCCATCACCTCGCTGATGACCGGTACCTCCTACAAGCGTTCCGCCGAGCTCGCGAAGGTCGTCGGCCCGTACGCCGGCTACGCCCGCAACGCCGACGCCCACAAGCGCGTCATGCGCAAGCATCGCGACGCCAACAACGACGTCAAGACCCTCAACAACGTCGACACCGCCGTCCTCGAGGCCGCCAAGAAGGCCTGGGACGCTTGCATCGATCTGGGCGAGACCAACGGCTACCGCAACGCGCAGGCCTCCGTGCTCGCGCCGACCGGCACCATCGGCTTCATGATGGACTGCGACACCACCGGCATCGAGCCCGACTTCTCCCTGGTGAAGTTCAAGAAGCTCGTCGGCGGCGGTTCCATGCAGATCGTCAACCAGACCATCCCGCGTGCTCTCAAGAACCTCGGCTACCAGCCGGAGCAGATCGAGGCGATCGTGGCCTACATCGGCGAGCACGGTCACGTCATCGACGCGCCCGGCCTCAAGACCGAGCACTACGAGGTCTTCGACACCGCGATGGGTGCCCGCGCTCTCGCCCCCATGGGTCACGTCCGCATGATGGCTGCCACTCAGCCGTTCCTGTCGGGCGCCATCTCCAAGACCGTCAACCTCCCCGAGACCGCCACGGTCGAGGAGATCGAGGACGTCTACATGCAGTCGTGGAAGCTGGGCCTCAAGGCCACGGCTGTCTACCGCGACAACTGCAAGGTCGGCCAGCCCCTGGCTGACGGTGGCGGCAAGGCCAAGAAGGACGCTGCTGACAAGGACGCCGCTGCTGCTGCCGCGTCCGACGACGCCGCGGTCAAGGTCGTCGAGAAGATCGTCTACCGCCCGACCCGCAAGCGTCTGCCCAAGTCGCGCGTCTCCCGCACCACGTCGTTCACCGTCGGTGGCGCCGAGGGTTACATGACCTCCGGCGCGCACGAGGACGGCCAGCTCGGTGAGGTCTTCCTCAAGCTCGGCAAGCAGGGCTCGACCCTGTCCGGCGTGATGGACGCCTTCTCGATCGCCGTCTCGATCGGCCTGCAGTACGGCGTCCCGCTGGAGACCTACGTCTCGAAGTTCACCAACCTGCGCTTCGAGCCCGCCGGTCTCACTGATGACCCGGACGTCCGCATGGCGCAGTCGATCATGGACTACATCTTCCGTCGCCTGGCTCTCGACTACATGTCGTTCGACGAGCGCTCGATGCTCGGCATCTACTCGGCCGACGAGCGTCAGCGTCACCTCGAGACCGGTTCCTATGAGCCTGTTGCCGAGGAGACCGAGCTGGAGTCCCTCAAGGCCGCTCCGGTCGAGGTCCTCGAGGCCAAGGTCGTGGAGCCCAAGGTCGTCGTCGAGAAGGTCGGTCAGGCGCACACCTCCGCCGAGCTGCTCGAGAAGATCACCGGTTCGGCCGTCGACTCCCCGCTCTGCATGACCTGCGGCACCAAGATGCGTCCCGCTGGTTCCTGCCACGTCTGCGAGGGTTGCGGAAGCACCTCCGGCTGCAGCTGA
- the nrdR gene encoding transcriptional regulator NrdR: MHCPHCRHSDTRVLDSRVSEDGGQIRRRRTCTQCEKRFSTVELMQLNVLKRSGATEPFNRDKAVQGVRKACKGRPVTEDQLACLGQEVEVALRAKGSVEIEAHAVGMAILAPLKALDEVAYLRFASVYKSFTDADDFIREIESMRATAREAVPAT; encoded by the coding sequence GTGCACTGTCCGCACTGCCGACACAGTGACACCCGGGTCCTCGATTCCCGCGTCTCCGAGGACGGCGGTCAGATCCGCCGTCGTCGCACCTGCACCCAGTGCGAGAAGCGATTCAGCACTGTCGAGCTCATGCAGCTCAACGTGCTCAAGCGCTCCGGCGCCACCGAGCCGTTCAACCGGGACAAGGCCGTCCAGGGCGTCCGCAAGGCCTGCAAGGGCCGCCCGGTCACCGAGGACCAGCTCGCGTGCCTCGGCCAGGAGGTCGAGGTCGCGCTGCGCGCCAAGGGTTCGGTCGAGATCGAGGCCCACGCAGTCGGCATGGCGATCCTGGCCCCGCTCAAGGCCCTCGACGAAGTGGCCTACCTGCGCTTCGCGAGCGTCTACAAGTCGTTCACGGACGCGGACGACTTCATCCGGGAGATCGAGTCCATGCGCGCCACCGCGCGTGAGGCCGTCCCCGCCACCTGA
- a CDS encoding LysM peptidoglycan-binding domain-containing protein, whose product MSSVVIEFPGAPAASSRVRAQGGVVDPARPAPRGGVRLTRRGRVVVVVAGLLIAFLAGVVLGSVSEAADKAGEDVASRIVVVDEGDTLWGIAAEIADDGEVRSVMREIERMNALDTAVVQLGQRLRVPAEV is encoded by the coding sequence ATGAGCAGTGTCGTCATCGAGTTCCCCGGCGCTCCGGCCGCCTCGTCGCGTGTGCGTGCTCAGGGTGGCGTGGTTGATCCGGCTCGGCCTGCGCCCCGCGGTGGCGTCCGTCTGACGCGACGGGGGCGCGTGGTCGTGGTGGTCGCAGGGCTCCTGATCGCGTTCTTGGCCGGCGTGGTGCTGGGGAGCGTGTCCGAGGCTGCCGACAAGGCGGGTGAGGATGTGGCCTCGCGCATCGTCGTGGTCGACGAGGGTGACACATTGTGGGGCATTGCTGCGGAGATCGCCGACGACGGCGAGGTGCGCTCGGTGATGCGTGAGATCGAGCGGATGAACGCCCTCGACACTGCGGTGGTCCAGCTCGGCCAGCGCCTCCGGGTGCCGGCTGAGGTCTGA